AAATCCTGGGGAATCTGAAAAAGATTGAGGGCCAGCTGTCTGACCCCGCCTCCAAGAACTCGACGCAACCGACCTATGTCGACCCGCAGACGCGTTCGATCAAGCCAGAAGTCCTGCTGCTGATCGGTATCTGCACTCACCTGGGGTGCTCGCCGACCTTCCGTCCAGAAGTGGCACCTGCCGATCTGGGCAAGGATTGGGTCGGGGGCTACTTCTGCCCTTGCCACGGTTCCCACTACGATTTGGCTGGCCGCGTCTACAAGTCGCAACCCGCGCCTTTGAACCTGCCAGTTCCCCCGCATTCCTATGAGACCGATGACATTATTGTCGTTGGCGTCGATACGGAGAAAGCGTGATGAGCAAGTTCATGGATTGGGTTGATGCGCGCTTCCCCGCGACCAAAATGTGGGAAGACCATCTCAGCAAGTATTACGCCCCGAAGAACTTCAACTTCTTCTATTTCTTTGGCTCCCTGGCGCTGCTCGTTCTGGTCAACCAGATCGTTACCGGTGTCTGGCTGACCATGAGCTATACCCCGTCGGCGGAAGAAGCATTCGCTTCCGTCGAATACATCATGCGCGACGTCGAGTACGGCTCGATCCTGCGTCTGCTGCACTCCACTGGCGCTTCGGCGTTCTTCATCGTGGTTTATCTGCACATGTTCCGTGGCCTGCTCTACGGTTCGTACCAGAAGCCGCGTGAGCTGGTGTGGGTGTTCGGCATGCTGATCTACCTGGCGCTGATGGCTGAAGCCTTCATGGGTTACCTGCTGCCGTGGGGCCAGATGTCCTACTGGGGCGCCCAGGTGATCATCTCGCTGTTCGGTGCGATCCCGGTCATCGGAAACGACCTGACCCAGTGGATCCGTGGTGACTACCTGATTTCCGGTATTACCCTGAACCGTTTCTTCGCCTTGCATGTGGTTGCCTTGCCGATCGTGATCCTTGGCCTGGTGGTGCTGCACATTCTGGCGTTGCACGAAGTGGGTTCGAACAACCCGGACGGCGTGGACATCAAGAAACACAAAGACGAAAACGGCGTACCGCTGGACGGCATTGCTTTCCATCCGTACTACACCGTGAAAGATATCGTCGGCGTGGTGGTGTTCCTGTTCATCTTCTGCGCGATCGTGTTCTTCTTCCCGGAAATGGGCGGCTACTTCCTCGAGAAGCCGAACTTTGAAGTGGCGAACGCCTTCAAGACCCCTGAGCACATCGCTCCGGTCTGGTACTTCACGCCGTTCTACGCGATTCTGCGGGCCGTTCCGGACAAGCTCCTGGGTGTTGTTGCCATGGGTGCTTCGATTGCCTTGCTGTTCGTCCTGCCCTGGCTTGACCGTAGCCCGGTCAAGTCCATGCGCTACAAGGGCTGGCTGAGCAAGATCTGGCTCTGGGTATTCTGCATCTCCTTCGTGATTCTTGGCTGGCTGGGCGTCATGGCGCCTACCCCGGAACGTACGTTGCTGTCGCAGGTTTGTACCTTCCTGTACTTCGCCTACTTCATTCTGATGCCGTTCTACACCAGGCTCGAGAAGACCAAACCGGTTCCGGAAAGGGTGACTGGCTGATGAAAAAACTATTTGCTGTACTGATTCTTGCTGCGCTGCCAGCACTGTCCTTCGCGGCCGAACACGGCGGCCCAGAGCTGGAAAAAGTCGACATCGACGTTTCCGACAAGGCTGCCATGCAGGATGGCGCACGTACGTTCGCCAACTATTGCATGGGCTGCCACAGTGCCAAGTTCCAGCGCTACGAGCGTGTCGCCGATGACCTGGGCATTCCTCACGAGCTGATGCTCGAGAAGCTGGTGTTCACTGGCGCCAAGATCGGCGACCACATGAGCATCGGCATGCAGCCGGCTGACGCCAAGACCTGGTTTGGTGCGGCGCCACCCGACCTGACACTGGTGGCTCGCGTTCGTGGCACGGATTGGCTCTATGGCTACCTGCGTTCGTTCTATGAAGACCCGTCGCGTCCATGGGGCGTGAACAACAAGGTGTTCCCGAACGTCGGCATGCCTAACGTTCTGGTCGGCTTGCAGGGTCGCCAGGTGGTAGGCTGTAAACAGGTTCAAGTCGTCGATGACGGCAAGAAGCAGTTCGATCCGCTGACCGGCA
The Pseudomonas sp. GR 6-02 genome window above contains:
- a CDS encoding cytochrome c1, translating into MKKLFAVLILAALPALSFAAEHGGPELEKVDIDVSDKAAMQDGARTFANYCMGCHSAKFQRYERVADDLGIPHELMLEKLVFTGAKIGDHMSIGMQPADAKTWFGAAPPDLTLVARVRGTDWLYGYLRSFYEDPSRPWGVNNKVFPNVGMPNVLVGLQGRQVVGCKQVQVVDDGKKQFDPLTGTALTHEACDQLTVLPKTGTLTEEQFNEKVKNLVTFLAYSANPVKLQHQRIGTYVLLYLAFFFVFAYLLKREYWKDVH
- a CDS encoding cytochrome b, which encodes MSKFMDWVDARFPATKMWEDHLSKYYAPKNFNFFYFFGSLALLVLVNQIVTGVWLTMSYTPSAEEAFASVEYIMRDVEYGSILRLLHSTGASAFFIVVYLHMFRGLLYGSYQKPRELVWVFGMLIYLALMAEAFMGYLLPWGQMSYWGAQVIISLFGAIPVIGNDLTQWIRGDYLISGITLNRFFALHVVALPIVILGLVVLHILALHEVGSNNPDGVDIKKHKDENGVPLDGIAFHPYYTVKDIVGVVVFLFIFCAIVFFFPEMGGYFLEKPNFEVANAFKTPEHIAPVWYFTPFYAILRAVPDKLLGVVAMGASIALLFVLPWLDRSPVKSMRYKGWLSKIWLWVFCISFVILGWLGVMAPTPERTLLSQVCTFLYFAYFILMPFYTRLEKTKPVPERVTG
- the petA gene encoding ubiquinol-cytochrome c reductase iron-sulfur subunit, producing MSNDGVNAGRRRFLVAATSVVGAAGAVGAAVPFVGSWFPSAKAKAAGAPVKVNVSKIEPGQQMIAEWRGQPVFIVRRTEEILGNLKKIEGQLSDPASKNSTQPTYVDPQTRSIKPEVLLLIGICTHLGCSPTFRPEVAPADLGKDWVGGYFCPCHGSHYDLAGRVYKSQPAPLNLPVPPHSYETDDIIVVGVDTEKA